GCCGTTTACTAAGAACTGTTTTATGCTTGTCTTATTTTTACTGAACCTGTTCTGCTCCCGGGGCTTCCTTGGGCTCTTCCTTCAGATACGGCTTGATGTCCTCGGCCTCCTGGCCCGATATCAAAGCCTTCTGGGAAAGGGCTATCCGGCGGTTGTTGACGTCGATCTCGATGATCTTGAGGTCCATCTCCTCGCCGCCCTTGAAGTTCTCTTCCAGCTTGGTCTCGTCAACCTTGTCCAGTTCCGAGACCGGCACGAAGCCCTCAAAACCCTTGTCCATGTCCACCAGCAGGCCACGCTCCAGCGGCCGGTTCACCTTGCAGTGCACCGTCTGGCCCAGGGTAAAGCTCTGGCCGACCGTGTTCCAGGGGTCCTCCTCCATCTGCTTGATGCCCAGCGATATCCGGTGGTTCTCCTTGTCGATGTTGGTGACCACCACGTTGACGTCATCGCCCTTCTTGACCACGTCGCCGGGATGCTTGATGCGCTTGGTCCAGGAGATGTCCGAAATATGGATCAGGCCGTCGATCCCGTCCTCCAGCTCCACAAAGATGCCGAAGTTGGTGATGTTGCGGACCTTGCCCACCGCCTTGGCCCCTATTGGGTACTTGGCCTCGATGCTGGTCCAGGGATCCGGCCCCAGCTGGCGCAGGCCCAGCGATATCTTCTGCTCGGCCTTGTCTATCTTCAGCACCATGGCTTCCACCGAGTCCCCGATGGAGACTATCTTGGAAGGATGCTTCACCTGGCGGGTCCAGGACATCTCGGAGATGTGG
The sequence above is drawn from the bacterium genome and encodes:
- a CDS encoding S1 RNA-binding domain-containing protein, with the protein product NKKKRNIVVSRRVVLDADRDKQRAVILAEIDKGQVREGIAKNITDFGVFVDLGGLDGLLHITDMSWGRISHPSELVQIGQKVKVKILEYDRERSRVSLGLKQLTTHPWESIESKFPVGTKILGKIVSITDYGAFIELEKGVEGLIHISEMSWTRQVKHPSKIVSIGDSVEAMVLKIDKAEQKISLGLRQLGPDPWTSIEAKYPIGAKAVGKVRNITNFGIFVELEDGIDGLIHISDISWTKRIKHPGDVVKKGDDVNVVVTNIDKENHRISLGIKQMEEDPWNTVGQSFTLGQTVHCKVNRPLERGLLVDMDKGFEGFVPVSELDKVDETKLEENFKGGEEMDLKIIEIDVNNRRIALSQKALISGQEAEDIKPYLKEEPKEAPGAEQVQ